The DNA region GTAAGACGGTGCAATGGACTCTGGACAGAGAAATCGAAATTCAAAAATCATCAAGTtggttaaataaataaatgtattattttacgttaaataataaaaaatacatttCATTTGTGAAACAagtaattttgaaataaatgatttgatttttaattaGGCATTTCAAATAATGGATAGAAACTCACGAGAAATATGTTAAGCTCCCGTAAAGAAATAGAACgatgaatataaatatacaatatTCAAGTAATTCTAATTTCTTGCAATATTGCACTTTTTCAACAATCACCTTTTATGATTTGTAATATTAGTTTTGTTACAAGTTAAGTGGTCTTTGGAGAGAAAAGGATTGGGGGTTAAATATGAGTGTCCAAACATTTTCACAAAATTTTAGAGGATACTATTTATGTTGACATTTTTTATTCACACCTTTGATTAAAAGATAGAATAataattttctgaaaaaatggATCTTCCATAACTCTTGCCTCTTGGATAGAAAATGATCACATATAAATATTCTTGTTTTCTTATTGATGATTCCGCTTCAAATTATTTAAGTTTATAACTTAGATAGAATTTTCTTTGTGCATAATTATATAAggtgtttaaatttatttatttttaaatatggatAACAACATGCTATTTGTTTAGGAGTTTCATAGTATAatgagccgtttggacatgatttcatctcattagatgaaatcatgttttcCACatcaattttgatttcttaagttgcagattttttttttataaacataaaaaccccacaagttgtaaaaaccatcaaaaaaatttcaattcttatacaatcttatcaaatgagtaaatcatagttcataataaaattaatacgctactagaagccctttctaaaaaatgcaacatcaattgatcaaattttagttcaatataaaagaaaatttaaaatgaatagcaatgtaactactctttaatataatcattCCACATGGTACGAACAATCTCTTCACACTGAGCATGCATTTCTCGGTTGGCAAACatggttggtaaatatatctactaacttatggatctttttttttttacaaaatataaacgtatgagtcaaattttacatttataattttttgaaataatgatttcaaatcccaaatcatgcctttttggatgatttggaatttcatctcatgagataaaatcagagatgaaatcgcatgtccaaacgcctactaagtagGGGTTGGCCATATAaaccaatttcttttttttgcactttttggagttaaagtggaaaaaaagtgaaatcagggttttaagtatttttaaaattttaaatacaactttaaattgtatttaatttttttatggcCAAATGCTGATTTTCTTCGGGAAAAAGTGaacaattttcatggccaaacgggtcgaTACTAAAATATAAGGATTACATATGCAATTTAGTCACATATTTTGTGCATGTTCAATGTAGTAGTTAGGGGTGTACGTATTTGATAAGCTTGGTTCGgatttttaaacaccaaaccaaactaattgcgtcgggtttttaaatttataccaaaccaaaccaataaaattcgggtttttcaacctcgggttttctcgggttattcggtttctcgggtttttcgggttttttttttttcggaatagtctcgatacaaaacatataacttttacttcaaatatttctttagtcctagtaagatacaactatataattaaggtgtttcataagaaaataacacaaaatgtgagaagagggttgacattatattaaaatattcaacaaaagataataaaatgggttaaaataaatattgctaattaataagccataaagaaaatgaccatgatctaaaaatactaagttatgctaaaataaatagagttaataagtattaattacaaagtcaagagaaaaaaacttaagttatgtattttcactctctaaaccaattatgcaaaattaaagaatagatatccaacattattttGTGGCTAGTTAGTGGTAAATTGAGATTTCTTTTGattagtattagtgttgagttgattttggtttggactttatatggTTACTAACATCAGGGGatggatataaaaaaaaaaaattaaaattcaaaatgttcaagcttgaataatatgataatagattaaAAACTAccgaaaaaaatttaagaaatatttataaattacattacaaataaatatttttatgtataaaatatttttaaaatatgaatatatgtaatgtcgggttggtttggttcggtttgacttttttagctaaaaccaaaccaaaccaattatggtcggttttttttttcaacaccaaaccaagtcaaaccaaaccactagtggGATTTTTTTCTCAATGGACTTATCGATTTGGTTGCGTTTTAAATGTATTATTTATGTTATACAAAAAATACATTTCATTAGTAGTATAATATGATTTGTACTTTTTACACACACCTTCTTTTCTTACTTAAAATTAACATTGTTAAGCTCCCGTAAAGATATTTGGGAAATAGTGTCACTTGGCCCGTCTAAGTTCTTGCAATATTgacattaaaaatttaatttgttgatattttttttatttttggagaaaaaaggaTTGGGGGTCTTGGTTTTTTATTCTTGTAACATTTatgttgatattttttattcaaGACTTCTAAAATATCAAAGTATAAAAACGTGTGTTAAAGGGAAAcatttttcttagtttatatatttgattttttttaggaaaaaaatcaataattgaaAGCTCTTCTAATTTAGTTTTTTTAGATTAAGGATAACAACATGCTATTTGTTTATCCAAATTGAGCCttttatatgttaaattaatttcgtttgagttctttgaattgaactcatattggctaacttattttttaccaaaaaatattttgcaaaataccGGATAATTAATATGTTACATAATTTAGGACAAAACAGTTAAgtttaataagaaaaaaattattactcctaaattatataaaatatattatcctATTTTTTACAAGATATTTTTAAtagtaaaaaaagtaaaaaatataatttttgcaattgtctatattattaaattttatcgagatcaaattatatttctttaaatacaatgtttttcaaacatttttagaatatatataaaaataatatcttatagttcctcttttaatatagtaatttattagataaTTTTATGTTAAACAAATGGTAAtttaaatttgattaattaactatCATACTTCGGAATTCATTTTTTGATTGAAGACTTAAGGGCTATTATTTacatttttgataaatttttaaagtatttaacaatgatatattttaacaagtttaataatattttcacataaaaaACTCAAATATGTATGAGTATGCTTTGTAGGGGTCACTATAATATTTTTCAGGACATCATCTTTTTTAGCAGCATAAAAAAGCCCTAAAAGTTattaaaatttaccaaaatgtaTTACAATTTATAAAGTTATAAAAATTTCAGGTAGAGgtaaaaaaggataaaaaatggATGTGAGGACTATAAAAAATGCaattctcccttatatatatatattagtaaatTGTAAACAAAGGAAAAACAGCCAGGAAAAGTATTTCATACATCGAATTTCGAGGAGAATATTCGTAATCTCTGGGAACATTTGAAAATGCATAGCATAACACGCTCAACTGGGAGGTTACTGTAAGGTGAATTCGGCGAAGCAGTGAGTTTTTTCTTCAATTGTTGAGCGAAGCAAAAGTCTCAAAATCCATTGATGGAAGCCAATGAAGCTCAATTACCGACTTCTCCATCAAGTTTCAATTTCAGCCAACAACGTCATTTCTATCTAGCCGTCGATAGACTTCACTTCAAAATGGTAACAATTTCATATTCTCCAATACTGTAAACCGCTAGCTTATTCATCTTATTGAAATTGGAATGAAACAGGAGACTTTGGTGGATCTGTTAGGTATGGCTGGGCGGCTACGGTGCCTACCTATTGTAGTTAGTTGCAGCACACGTGACGAGCTCGACGCTGTCTGCTCCGCCCTTTCCAGTCTCTCACATACTACAATCGCCGCTCTGGTTCTCTCTCAATACATTTTTATTCCTTGTTGCAAATTTACCAACTCGCTTTAAATTAAGTTGTTAAACCAATAAGGATAAATCTGTTATAGgacttttcagttttttttttttttaaaaaaaaaaaaaaactgttatGGGATTCATATAACGGATACAGGTAGTTTGGAACTTCGGAATTGAGTCATAGCTGGTTGATTGATTCAAAAAGGCTTAATACAATGACAACCCCTTAAAATTTCcaacaaatttcatttagacactcaaAGTATGACTTGTTCCAATTTGAGCACCTGAACGCATGTTCAATTAGAAAACGCCTGGGGTATTACGTCTTATTGAGGTGAATGCGTATATTAAAGAAGTTGACATATTTTAAATGGTTAACTTATCTACGGAATAGACGATTTAGAGTACACACAAaagttttttttgaaatttgaactaaAAGTGTCTAATTGgaacactttatcatgtgttcaggtGCTCAATTGGAACTCGCCGTAGTTCGAGTGTTTAGATGAAATTTATTAGCAAGTTTAAGGGACTGTCAATATATTAAGCCATTGAATAATAAACATGCTATTTGAATGAAATTAGTCTTAACAGAGGGAAATTGATATAGAGAGTTCCAACTAGTTTGGGATAGAGGgttagttgattgattgattgaacATAAATTTGTGAAAATTGCAGTACAGTGATCTTGCTGAAGCGGAACGTGCAACGGTTTTAGCTAGGTTTCGACAGGCTACAATGAGGTGGAACAAGCAGGCTACAGCTGAACATGGACATGCAGGGGAAACAGAGAAGGAAGAGGAGAAATCTCATTTGGTAGTTGTCACGGATGCTTGCCTTCCCCTTGTAAACTCCGGGGAGTCACCTATTAATGCTCGTGTCTTGATTAATTATGAGCTACCAACAAAGAAGGTACTCTTCTTGCAGGATTTACATTTCCTCAATCTTCCATTCGAGCATTTTGATAACTCTTTCTCGTGGCACTTGAAAGTTTGTTAATTAGAGGTGTAACCTTTTTGTTGATCATAGCACTCGAGTGGGCTTGTTGTGAAAAGATAGCACTGTTCTCGGCCAGGAATTTAGAAAAAGAGAGAGCTAACTCTTAAGAAGTAGGAACCAGTTAATCATAAATTTCTAAAGTTGTTTTCTGGGTCTTCTTGCATCCTTTAGCCTATGTCCATTCAGTTTCACCTGCTTATTTCTTTCATCTTTTAAAGTTCTATTATTTCCTGCCTTTTGGATTCTTTCCTAAAGCATTCTCCCATAACATGCTGCCTATTTATCTTTGTtggaaacaacaacatacccagtgtattcCCACatggtggggtctggggagggtagagtgtacgcagaccttacccctaacTTGGGAGGTAGGAAGGTCAAGCCGATAGACCCCCGGCTCAAGAAAAGGTGCcaagacaacaataataataggcAGTAATAGCAACATATAATAAGATAAATGAcgttaaagaaagaaagagagaaacaagCAAGCTATATGAGAGATATAGAAAAACAAGCGAGAGAACAAAGATAATAAAACTTCTAAAGCAGAAAAGAAATCCTCGCGGCCCCCTACTAGCCCTCTACCCTGATACTCAACCTCCACACCCTTCTATCACCCATGTGTCCCTCGCAAGTCAAGGAGCGCCATATCCCGCCGAATCACCCTCCCTGTGCCTTATTCGCCTACGCTCCTCTCTCGGCCCACCACCGCGGGCCCCACACCTCCTCACCGGCGCATCAACGCATCTCCGCTGCGCATGGCCGAACTATCTCAACCTCCCTTCCCGCATCTTATCCACCACTGAGGCCACACCAACCTTGTCCCAAATCACTTCATTCTGATCTCTCCTGGTATGACCGCACATCCATCTCAGCATCCGCATCTCTGCTACCTTCATTTTCTGGACATGAGCTTTCTTCACTAGCCAGCATTCCGTCCCGtacaacatagtcggtctaaccaccactttccCTTAAGGATAGACGACACCTTCTTATCGCACAACACCCGCGATGCGagcttccatttcatccatcccGCTCCAATACGATGTCTGACATTCGTCATCAATCTCACCATTCCCTTGGATGATCGATCCTAGGTACTTGAAACTTTCTTCCTTCGGGATGACCTGAGTATCTAGCTGCACTTCCTCGTCCTCGTCCTCTACTCGAATCacatcactgaacttgcactctagGTACCCTGTCTTAGTCCCGCTCAACTTGAAACCTTTCGACTAAGGGTCTCCAGCTCAAACCTCCGGGCTCGCGTTACACGCTCCGCGACTCGTCATAAGCACAATGTTCGTAAACAACATGCACACACGACACCTCTCTCCTGAATTCGCGTCGGTGCGTCCATCGCCAAAACAAAAAACGGGCAAGAGCGGGACCACGACGTGCACCCATCGCGACGGAAAGTGTTTCCGAGTCACCCTCCAACCGTCCCTCGCCCGGTcttggctccatcatacatgtctcATCGCTCGAATGTAAGCTACAACACCTTTAGCTTTCCAAACATATCCACAAAGACCTCCCTTGGgactttgtcgtaagccttttcCAGGTCAATAAACACCATGTGCAAgtctttcttcttattcctatactgctccaccaacCTCCTTACAACGTGAATGACTTCTGTAGTCGAACGCCCcggcatgaatccgaactggttctcCGAAATAGACACTATCTTCCTCATCCTCGCCTCCACCACTCTCTCCCAAACTTTCATCGTGTGACTCAACAGCTTGATACCCTTATAGTTGTTGCAGTTTTGGATATcccccttgttcttgtacaacaGGATCATGGTGCTCCATCTCCACTCTTTTGGCATCTTTGACGTCCTAAAAATAACATTCAACAACCGCGTAAGCCACTCCAAGCCTCCCCTGCCCACCTTCTTCCAAAATTCTACCGGGATTTCATCGGCTCGTCGCTTCTCTCCCCCGCACATCTTACGCATAACCCCTCGACCCTTCAACCTCGATTGCACCTACGACCCAAAATCGCGCGCTCTCCGAGAGCTCCACCCGCCTAATACGATGTTCCGGTCCCCCTCTTCATTCAAGAGTTTATGAAAGTATCTTTGTTGGAAAGTGAAACAAAAAACGTAGGGAGCACTTCCCCCGGCTGGGCTCTACGCGACACGAATCCGGAATAGTCGGGCTCCAATGCGGGTATTGGACACCggatggaaaaaaaagaaagaaagaaacaaaaaccgTCGCTAGAAGTACGTATATAAAGAGAACTGttaaattcatattaattgAGAGTTGGTATGTGCCTTCAGGTTTAAGATGATGATAATagttaggggtgtcaaatgggcggtGAGGCGGGTTATGTTTTCATGGGCTAATTTTGCTAACCCTAGTAATACTAGTTAAATAAAGCTGTTAGAATCTATCAGATTGGAGGCATTGAGCTCTTAGATCACGTCACGTGGATTTCAAAGTTTTTCAAAGTTAAAACCCGGTGGAAATGCACTTAAAAGTTGGAAGTATGGGAAGTACTTTAGAGACTAAGAGctcatttggttggaaacaacttatcccgggataactaatcccgggataagttatcccgggattagttattccaccctcaaggtgggataaaaaaacactctaatcccgggattagttatcccgagttttttttccaaccaaacgtgggataaggCGGTACTAATTTTTATCCCAGGACTATTTTTCtctatccatcataccaaacgagccctaaggATATTAGGAAACTATAAGTAGAACAAATATCTTGGCATGGTCTTATAAGAGAATGACACAAAATATGAGAATTTTACACATGAAGTCAAAATAGGATGGCTGAAATGGAAGAGTGCTACAGGAGTGATATGCGATAAAAAATACTTATGAAAGTGGAAGGTAAATTCCATAGGATGGTTTATTGACTGTTGTTGATCAGTGTCTCACAATATTATGTTATCTGGAAACGAATATGGGCCTGTAAACCCCAATATGTCACAAGTGTTGTATAAATGTGGATATTGAGATGGGTTAATGTTGACGCAAGATTAGATAACATAAAATATGACCACATTTGACAGAATGTATCCAAATGTAGTGGCCATAGATGCGATACTATGATGACTAAAGATGCTAAGCTTCAACATGGTAGAGATACTGataaaaaacgaaaaagaaaagatagatataAAGTCACATGGAGAGAGTCTCTTCAAAGATTTATTCTCTCTTGAAATACATGTGGACTTGGCCAAGAACAGAACAATCGTAGAAAATGAACCATACAGGCAATACCGATTAGTTTGAATTaaggcattgttgttggttttacACTTATATTTGTTCACGTTTTTGCCAGAAGTGTTTTCAGTTTTGTTAAGGTTTATATGCAATGTAGAAGTGGGTGTGAGATTTATAATTTTGATAATCTATAGTTTGTCTTAAAATACATTATTTAgtattggaatgaaataaacTGAATGGAGGGAAACAAGTCTAGAGGACTGTTATAGCTGATCCCATCtagtttattgatttaatttttgtttaaatgCACTCAGGCATGATTCAACATGATTTTTATCTCATAGGTTCACTCTTATTTGTGCATAAGACGTGAGATGCTAGATAAGCATATCAAGAAGGTACACCGAGCGATTGCAACTTTCTACTTTTCCAAATTGTTTTTGCCTATTCATGTTTACTTTCTTTGTTAAAACGACTTAGTGATTAGAAGTACAGTGGACTAAGATAAGATGGATGAAGAAGGTCTAGGATTGAAACATTGAAAAGAAACTGAAATGtagcactttttttttcttccttttttccctttatCATTTTTGGCGTAGAGAGGAGAGAAGGTTGCATAGTGACTGCAACTCATAGGGGGCTGCTCCTCTTGTTACCTTCTGCTTATGTGagcagaatatatatatatatatatatatatatatatatatatatatatatatatatattttgggtggaTGAAATATCGTTTTTATGTGATTACACCTCTGGCTATCTGAGGAGAAGTGAATCACCATGTGGTTTGGGATAATAGACGTTCGCCAAACACCTCTCTGACTATGTAAGGAGAAGTGAATGCCCACGTGGTTTGGGCTAATTGACGTTTGCAAAACCACCTTAATCTTAGCTAGCAGTGCAATCAACAATGTGAGCATTAGTCTCTGCCATCTACCAATGCCGTTTACATCAAGAGACCATACACCGCCATGTCCCAGGATTATttgatgtgtgtatatgtacaGCGGGTTCAGAGGACCGGAGAAATTTAAGTATTTTTCATGCTGATTAGGCAGAGAAGTAACAATGATGAACAACAAGAACCAAAGGTGAAGGGGAGCAGCTAGTGAGATTTTTAAGTCTTAAAGCCTTAAACATGAACCATTAATTGCTCCAGAGTATCCAGACATGCAAGTACTGACTTGAGGTTTACTGTGATTGACCCTAACATCAATCAAAGAGAAATTATCATGATCTTGCTTGTCAGACCCTGAATTTCCTCTGATACCATGTTGTCTGAAATCTTCACCAATTTGAAAGATTTGGTGAAGAATATGAACATCCCAGTGTAGCTTCTATATTCGTGAAAGAATATGAACATCTGAAGAGTTGTCAAAGCTGTGAATGAATGTAAACATATATCCTTACTAACTTCAGCTGACAATAAAATATCCAGAAGGTATGCACGAACAACTAATAAGCTGCAGAACACCTGTAGCTGTAAGCTACTGATAAATACTAAATTGGGCCTAGTCAACTTAATGAAGAACTGGACTCAGAAGCTTGGGCTAGCAGCCCAGATGCTGCTTCCATTTACTGCAGTTGAAGTTGGCCTAGAAAAAGCATGTATAGTGAAAGAAATAGTCTACTTCACTTGACAATTGCATTTAATTGTTTGAATTTGTGACCTGTACCTCAGGACTTGCAAATGTACTTACTTTGTTGTTATGCTCTTATGCAGGAAACATATATGAGGCGCATGGCTACTTGTTTGGCAGCAGGTTCTCATTCCATATTATAGAAGTGAATTTGACAAGAGAGCAGATGAGACTTGAGAGAAGGAATAAGAGGAtggaagtaaagaaaaataagacgGAACATAATTAATTTCACCACATCTcctttataatacttcttcCTCGTTGGAGTCAATTATAAAGGATGTCATCCAATAGCCCGTTCCTTcaaactcccccccccccacctccTTATCATGCATTTCTAAATAGTTCGTATTATATAATGTCATGTTTAGCTTTGTTATTCTTGAACGTATGACATAAGTTTCTGGATTATATGCAGATGGAATTGTGATCAACATGGTTGTTGGAGGCGAAGTTGTTACTCTCAAAAGCATTGAAGAAAGTAGTGGCCTTCTCATAGCAGAAATGCCCATCAATGTAAGTTCTTAATTTGATTTCTGCTGTTTATTATTGCATGGAAACATCAGTGTGAAGCCAGGAATGGGATTATGAGTTATTTGGACctgtgtgttgttgtattgcCATTTGTGGAAGAATATGTGCATGGTTGTCTCGTCTTTCCATTCTTTTGAAGTTCATGATCATCTCAATAATGTTTGCTTGTCAACTTGTGCAATGCTTCTGAGCAGATTTTTGAGATGCTGTGAAGATATGAGGCCCTGCAAACGTCATCTGAACAAATGAGATTTCAAGTAATTAGGTATATGATTAAAGAATTCTCCACTTCTGTAGTACTACATCAGACCATTATTTGGCTGCCTGATATTTACCGTGTAGGTAGCGTTTTCATTGTTTTAGAAGGAGAGaagagttttattgatgaattgGATCCTATTCCATGCTCTGTCAGTTCTGAGCACATGAGGGTTGATTACCTGAGCCTTTTTCTTGGGGGTTGGGAAGGGGGTGAATGTGATATTCATCTTCAATATGATTTCAACTCTAATGTAATATAGCTCCTCGCCTATGTCATTAGGAACGGGGCTATACAGATCTGTTAGCTGTTCATTTTAATGTGAAGGTACTCTACATGATATGTGAATTAGTGAAGATTCGAATTCTTAGTAGGTTTACATTAGAGCAATTGAGATCTTCAAGAGGTAAGATCTCTATGGGGCCTTGTCAATTTACTCCTGAAGTTCagttttgattatttaaatgGTATTTAGAACTTAGAAAGTTGCATTCTTGAGTTCAAGCCAACTAGGGCGCTATGCATTCTTGAGTTCAAGCCAACTATGGCGCTATGCCCTAGAAGGGGGTCCCGTCATCCTTGGGATTCGTGATGCTTTGCTGCCAACCATTGTTTCTAGATGTCTCCACAGTTCTCTTTCTTGGATTGAGTCATTCTCATGACTCTACTTTTCAATTGTGACTTGAATTTCCACTATCTTTAACACATGCGGCCACTGAACTTGGTTATATTAAGCTGTATCAACTGGCACACTATCACAGTTTTCTGTCATGGGTTAAATTGCTTTGCTGCCAACTGATATGGCCATACAATTGGGATTAACAAGATTTTGACTTGAGGAGTTCTAGGGTTACTGTTGTTGTACTTCAATGAATTGTTCATCTAATAGGCATAGTCATAGTCTCATAGAGATCGAAAATGTAGTTAATTTAAGTGTTGTGATATTGTAATTCCAATTTTCTGAGAGACGAGAAGTTGATAGAAGGAAAAGAGAATCACAGATCAAAGAGAACAACTTATTCAATCTGTTTACTAGTACGTGTAACTATTATCTTAGCAAGTTTGCTCAAAGTCTCATCTCTATTTACATTATCAATCTTTTATCCCCATTCATAGAGTGATTTGTTTGGGACCGGCAGATTGTCTGAAGCCAAATAAGTTCATTGGGATTTTTCCAAGAAGATTTTGGAATTGGCCTACTC from Lycium ferocissimum isolate CSIRO_LF1 chromosome 2, AGI_CSIRO_Lferr_CH_V1, whole genome shotgun sequence includes:
- the LOC132046868 gene encoding uncharacterized protein LOC132046868 isoform X2 translates to MEANEAQLPTSPSSFNFSQQRHFYLAVDRLHFKMETLVDLLGMAGRLRCLPIVVSCSTRDELDAVCSALSSLSHTTIAALYSDLAEAERATVLARFRQATMRWNKQATAEHGHAGETEKEEEKSHLVVVTDACLPLVNSGESPINARVLINYELPTKKVHSYLCIRREMLDKHIKKVHRAIATFYFSKLFLPIHVYFLC
- the LOC132046868 gene encoding uncharacterized protein LOC132046868 isoform X1; amino-acid sequence: MEANEAQLPTSPSSFNFSQQRHFYLAVDRLHFKMETLVDLLGMAGRLRCLPIVVSCSTRDELDAVCSALSSLSHTTIAALYSDLAEAERATVLARFRQATMRWNKQATAEHGHAGETEKEEEKSHLVVVTDACLPLVNSGESPINARVLINYELPTKKETYMRRMATCLAADGIVINMVVGGEVVTLKSIEESSGLLIAEMPINIFEML